tgtttagcatcaaaattcaatttgcaAATTTGATTCCCACAGAGCAATGGTTAGTGTTTATACTAAATAAATGTAATTGAAAATGAGCATATTAGTGAACTTTCTTgctgaaagagaaaagaagatacATACactcaaaattatatacatttacATATACAATCGTCCTTAAAATATCCATGAAACTATCAATCCTCTCTTCTTGATTATCAATTTTtgctgcaaaaaaaaaaaataataaaataaaataaaactccaAATTTTCTGCCTGTGGGAGGTACCAAAAGGTTTACTGAACATAAAATTCCACTCCGCTTCATCATCTTCATTCATGTAACACTTCCAATGAAAAGTAAATCAAATGCCAATAGGTTTTTCTAACCAACTCAACTAAACCTTGATCAATGCTGTTAGATTTTTCTAAACACAGCTCCCAATATATTTAGCAGATCTGctaatatattttagaaattaaacaTGGTTGACACCATGATATTACTCTTTATTGTCAAAACCATACTACCACtcattcaaaaagttaaaaactagcCTGTATGGCCAATGATGCCTTCAAGACATTGTAATCATAAACATGAACCcataataaaatctttttttagtTATGACCACAAAATCTGTAATGGCTTCAGTATATATAGGAGAAAGAATATGATTTAAAAGAAACCAATTAACCCATTAACAAGATCAAAACTTtgtaaaaagaaatcaaatgaaCCCATTAACAAGAAGTGAAATTCCAGCAAATGAATAGAGAGGACTAAACTTGCACTCTATCAAATCAAATGAAGTAAATTCCAGCAAATGAAAAGAAACCCATTAACAAGAATTGAAATTCGAACAAGACAGGatagaaaatagtgaaaaaaaatttgagaacacTCACCTTAGGGAAGTGGGATTCGTTTGTGCTTCTGGTTTTTCAGCTCAGGCTAATTCAACTTCAAGTTTCAAGGAGCACTGTCATGGGTGGGAGAGGAGTGAAATAGGGGAAGAGGGTGAAATGGGTTTATGAAAGGACTGGGTTGTCTTTGCCGGCGTCGGACTGGGTGACGTTCCTCGTGGATTTCTCTTCTGAGCTCTTCGCCGACGTCAAACCTCATCGATTTCTCTGGTAGGCACGGAACTCTCTTCTCTGGTGGGTGAGGAGTGAatagcaaagagagagagagaaaaaaaaaagggtgttttCAGCTGAGCTACAGTAAAACGCGACCCTTATATTCACATTTTGCTACagtaattttcagttttcagctgtatccaaacggacccctataccagcgcttttgaGAATGCTGGAATAGGTACAGCCTATGCCATCGCCTTCAAAAGTGTTGGTATaggttttttaaattatattcattcaacacctataccagcgcttttgaaagcgctggcaTAGGCAGTACCTATTCCAgtgctttcaaaagcgctggtataggtcttgaatgaatataatttaaaagggctataccagcgctttcaaaagagCTGGTATAGGGCATGCCCTTTCTCGGTGCTTTTGAAAGCGCTAGTACAGGTCCGACGACTCTATACCAACAGTCCAAACGCGGCGGTTTGAAGTGCCGGAATAGGAATTTTGACCCTATTCCAGTGCTTTCTAGGGCTATCCCAGTGGTTTTGAAAACGCTGGGATAGCcccatttttttgtagtgcttATTTGGTCCCTTATCTTTTGCATGCGcacccacacacaaaaaagaaagaaagaagaagctaaTGCTTGAAATCTCAAGACTTTGATAATAGAGAAGCAACCCAAGATCTTCCACATTACAAATCACTACCATTATTAAAAGGAACAGTTCtaaaagctttttaaaaaattttggggagttTCAATAAAAGGCCTATCTCTGATTCTAATCAATTCATACACACAAAATTTTGATAACCATAATGTGGCAACATAATTGTATTATGGAagttttttttaagtcaaaGATATTATACTTCGTAAGTTCTCGACCAAACTTTCTCATGTGTAtcaagaaaaactaaaaaaatatgtttttttttccttttaattgataTGACCGCACAAACTCAGAAGGCAGTAGCTTGTTGAGATTTAGATAAGAcattactaaaatataaaataaaataaagaacatcTACTGATGGATGGCCTGACAGCTTAACTATGGTTAGGAAGTAGTTGTATAGAATGAAAAGAGTGTGCaggagtaaaaaaaatcaaccttaTAAAGCGCACCAGtgaattaatattattatgatATTTAGGGTATACCTAAATCAGCAAATATAAATTTAGTATGAGTTTCCCTTAAATAGTACCACCCAATTGCTGACAAACATTCTAGGAATCAAAATGGAGACAGATACTCGAATGCATGATGAAATTCAGAGCTTATCCACAAAGAGGTCAGTCCCGCTGATCGTTGCAATGGCCAAAAGATTAGAAATCAAGTCaataagtcttttttttatttttttgagaaagaagtcCATACATATATTGGAGATAATTCTGCCTAGTTTGGAGAAATGAGCCAAATTTCCTCAAAAAGGGAATTGATTTGGCAAGGAATTTTGGAAATTAAGCAGTTAATGGTTTTTCTTAGATCCGATAGGATTTGAATCTTGAACCTATAGTATCcatttcataatttttgctCTTCGTCATCAAGCTAAGAAACAAATCAGTTAATGGTCTTAATATTTGATACACTGTACAAATGAATTTTATCACAGAAGGCAAGGAATTGTAGCTAGTTGAATGTCTTAAAGCAGagtcggtttttttttttttttttcagaaagaTTTACATTACTGTTGTGCTGTATTACTAATCGAAAAAATAAGAAGGGGTGTTCTATTAAGTACATCTTAGGCTCATCAGTGAATTATTCTAGAAGCGGTTCAGGCAATGACTTCTTTTCTAGGATTTTTGAGGAGGCCGATTGTTATGCAACACATCTAACTatgaccctctctctctctctctctctctctctcatgtaaTTTAAGCAACAAAATTGTTAGTCCATCAAAATTGAGTGTAATTGCTAACTTACGTAGTCCTTTCAATGCTTAATTTCTTTTAGGTTGATGGGCAAAGTTGCAGTTATAACTGGTGGTGCAAGAGGGATTGGAGCTGCCACAGCAAAACTGTTTGCACAAAATGGGGCCTATGTTGTAATTGCTGATTTACTTGATGAATTGGGGGCTAATCTAGCCGATTCAATTGGAGGCCGCTACATCCACTGTGACGTTTCAAAGGAAGCCGATGTGGAATCAGCTATCAAGCTAGCACTGACTTGGAAAGGCGGACTAGACATCATGTTCAACAATGCAGGCATTGGTGACGCTGGTGGGAGCATCACAAACCTTGACATGGACCAAGTGAAGTACCTAGTCTCAATTAATGTGTATGGAAATTTACATGGAATGAAATATGCTGCACAAGCCATGATCAAAGGCGGCCGAAAAGGAGGGTGTATCATTTGCACATCAAGCTCAGCAGCTCTTATGGGAGGCCTAGGAGGACATGCCTACACATTGTCAAAAGAGGCAATCCTTGGAATGATGAGAAGTGCTGCTTGTGAGTTGGGGGTGCATGGAATTAGAGTGAATTGTGTTTCGCCACATGGGGTCCCTTCGGAGATGCTTGTAAGTGCATACAGGAAGTTCTTGGGGAGAATGGATGTGAACCTCGAAGAAATTAGTAAGATTATTGGTGAGAGAGCGAGTTTATTGCCTGGGAGATGTGGAAGTACAGAAGATGTGGCTCATGCTGTGCTTTACCTGGCTAGTGAAAATGCTGAGTACATAACAGGACACAATCTTGTTCTTGATGGGGGTTATACTTCTGCTAGCAGTAACATGAGTTTCATCTACCAATGttaataaaaaggaaattacAAATAGAATACCTTAGAAGGACAATATCTATTGGTTCAGGAGTATAACTCAAGTCATAAATCACAATACCTTTCTTTACCACTTCTTATACGGAAAGATACAAGCACGGATTTATCATATGCTATGAACTTAAACTCTCTTTACATACTAATGTTGACCTACCAATACTAAATAGATGGACAAGGACGCAGGCTAAATAATACTATGGTTGTAAAATGTGTCttctcaaaatgaaaagtatGCTCACTATAATTATAGGTTTTATTTGGTTTCTTCTTGGTGTAAATGAGATTTGAACTCAAGTCCCTTATTTGACGATAAGAATTTTACTAGTTAATTTAACTGGAATCTACTTTTCGTCCATAGTACCAGTATCATAAATTATTGAAGACTTTTTATTATAGCAACAACTATTGAAGTTACTGTAAAGTCTGTAGTATTTTGGACGTATGAGAAGGTTAGTTTTAACAGTTATTGTTCATTATTGTGCAGTTACTATTCACATTTGGAAGTATCTCTATATTGAAACTAGATCCAACAACAGTGAGATTATTGAGAGAATGATGAATATTTCTTTTGTGCCAACATGgtacaaagagagaaaaattaagaAGTACCATGCGTTGTGCAGGGGATCTCATGCATGATATTCATGGCAAAGAATAATTGGACTAGTGTCACTAAATAGGAGCTTTGAGACCCACAACATGGTTATcctaaatattttgaaacatttgtTTGCAAgattaaatcatttttatcatattaggtttttttttttaattattattttttatatcaaaatcaaaatcagttAGATGATCCAGTCAGTTTCCTCACCATCTACAGTGGGACTAGTCTAATAAACTTTCACTTGAACCGCTCGGACCAACTTACTTTACTTAATAGGCTATAGGAGAGAGattcaaaaaactcaattttctatcTTGTCTTAAGAACCTGactcaaaagagaaaagaaaaccatactaaaataaaagagagatcactaattttttttttttttttttggttaaaagggtTATATTATAAACAACTAAATGTTAAGAGATCACTAATTGAACGTCTTTAGATCCTGCTTAGAGCGGCTTTTACTACCTGTTGTTTAAAAGAGTTTTTATTATAAAGGTTTGGAAATCGATTACCGGAtgcagaaataataaaaaaatccaatcaacagtctttaaaaaaaaaaaaaagtaaaaaatttatgtacGAAAAAAAAAGCTCATCCCAACAAAAAGAGTGAAGTCTTTTAACATTAAAACGCTTGTACAGTACTaagatttttatatattttaaataaatcaagagagagaaagaaggaagcTTTGAGGCGCCAACTCGTAACCAAGCTTGACTCTCATCAAGGTAATCACCATTCTCTCACCTTTGTAGTGTGGAATTTTGAGGCCTTGAATCCAATATGTAATTCCATTCAAAGCCATAGATACGGGTTGGTTTGTGACTGCCACCTTGAATGATCTGTGTTGTCAACTATTGAATCCAGTGTGGTACTTAGTGAAGAAGAGTCAAGGGGTAATTTGTATTGGTGGGTGTAGACAAATACATATAATTCTTTACGACCACTCTACTGACtggataaatataaatataaatatctatGAAGGTTTATGAATAAATCTATATATCGCAGTAATGCCaaaataatataacaatatTGACCAATAGAATTAACACATTATTATATAAGAATACTTGTGCTGATGAAAATATGTTTCTTTTATTAGTTAAGTATAGTAAAAAGCTTCATATatgcttctctttttctttaaaggaaaaaaaatctaaaatgcTACTAAATGGAAATTCTAAAATAGAACTTTAGTGTTCTGCAAAGAGAGACTTTGAAAGTAATCGTAATCATCGTAAACAAAATTCTAGTATCTTATACAAAACTGTGTCCCAGCAAGCAAATACAAAACGTTGTTTCATCACAACTAGAAAAAACTAACtactgaaaaaagaaaatacaagttaATTTCAAGAAATCTCTGAAGCTCAAGGCTAAAGTATCAATATGCTGAAAATCTAAATCTTGATGTTGAAGTAATCCGGATCAAAGTGATGTAACCGTACATAACCATCTTCACCTCCGCTTGAGAAACTATAAGTTGGAAAATATCAAATAAGTAAAGAGCTACAGAATATAAATTGTAATTCATGACTAATGTCATTTGAACAATGCAAAATTTCTCCCAACTTTTAGGACAATCTTGATCTGATCTGATTAAAAAAGTGCATTAAGGTGAAGACTAATAAAACCACTACTAACAGGATAAACAGAATAGGGTCTTATTTAAACTGAACAGTCAAATACAATTATTTCATAAGCaattaaaatacataaaataggGACTAAGCAGAAGTCATTATGAAAGAGGAGACACAGTGCCACAAAGACCTTACACAGGTTTTACTAAACTTGGAAGATTGTTTTAACTCCAACTCCTTTACTAGTGGTACCAAACCACAATCCACAATACCATCTCTACCTCAAATGATGCCAACACTACAATTACTACCACGTCAAAACAGCCCCCACACCACCCAAAGTAACACCATGATTTAACACCTTACATATTTGTACAAATAAACTAAAGCCTCCAAGACCAGATACATATACCAAAAAAcctacatacatatatatatacacacacacaatattaTCATAATTTTCTACACAAATATCCCTAAACCGAAACAGAATTGAAAACATTTACAAGGTAAAATTTTGACAGTTCAACATTAGAGAATTCTTCCATTTTCCCCTACCCTTCCAATTGCACCAATATCattatttcaatttcagcaTTGTTTCGATTTCATCCTTCTGTCTAAATCCTTTTAAATTAAGCTAACATAATTAGTCACATGCAATTCAGGTGACTGAAATGTTGACATGAAATTCAAATAAACAATTGTCCAGATGAATATGCCCACATCAGCTAAATNNNNNNNNNNNNNNNNNNNNNNNNNNNNNNNNNNNNNNNNNNNNNNNNNNNNNNNNNNNNNNNNNNNNNNNNNNNNNNNNNNNNNNNNNNNNNNNNNNNNNNNNNNNNNNNNNNNNNNNNNNNNNNNNNNNNNNNNNNNNNNNNNNNNNNNNNNNNNNNNNNNNNNNNNNNNNNNNNNNNNNNNNNNNNNNNNNNNNNNNNNNNNNNNNNNNNNNNNNNNNNNNNNNNNNNNNNNNNNNNNNNNNNNNNNNNNNNNNNNNNNNNNNNNNNNNNNNNNNNNNNNNNNNNNNNNNNNNNNNNNNNNNNNNNNNNNNNNNNNNNNNNNNNNNNNNNNNNNNNNNNNNNNNNNNNNNNNNNNNNNNNNNNNNNNNNNNNNNNNNNNNNNNNNNNNNNNNNNNNNNNNNNNNNNNNNNNNNNNNNNNNNNNNNNNNNNNNNNNNNNNNNNNNNNNNNNNNNNNNNNNNNNNNNNNNNNNNNNNNNNNNNNNNNNNNNNNNNNNNNNNNNNNNNNNNNNNNNNNNNNNNNNNNNNNNNNNNNNNNNNNNNNNNNNNNNNNNNNNNNNNNNNNNNNNNNNNNNNNNNNNNNNNNNNNNNNNNNNNNNNNNNNNNNNNNNNNNNNNNNNNNNNNNNNNNNNNNNNNNNNNNNNNNNNNNNNNNNNNNNNNNNNNNNNNNNNNNNNNNNNNNNNNNNNNNNNNNNNNNNNNNNNNNNNNNNNNNNNNNNNNNNNNNNNNNNNNNNNNNNNNNNNNNNNNNNNNNNNNNNNNNNNNNNNNNNNNNNNNNNNNNNNNNNNNNNNNNNNNNNNNNNNNNNNNNNNNNNNNNNNNNNNNNNNNNNNNNNNNNNNNNNNNNNNNNNNNNNNNNNNNNNNNNNNNNNNNNNNNNNNNNNNNNNNNNNNNNNNNNNNNNNNNNNNNNNNNNNNNNNNNNNNNNNNNNNNNNNNNNNNNNNNNNNNNNNNNNNNNNNNNNNNNNNNNNNNNNNNNNNNNNNNNNNNNNNNNNNNNNNCCAACTGTTAGAAAATAaatacttttagttttatttttattaatggttaaattaatattattgagGTATTCATGCATTGTTTACATATAAAAGAAAGTAGTGTGGTTTAGCCTCCTATTTTCCACAGCCTTTCTGGCTAGAGTTTGAACTATAACATAACCTTTTGTTTAATCTAAGAGAAATTCTACTGATTGGATGAGAacaaagaagcttgataatGTTTTCCAATCTTCCAACTATATATGCAATTCTCTTTTGTTTGTAATACATAATGTGTATAACACAGTAATTGTTTGttatattcaaattaataaatctTGATGAGTCCATAAAAACTATTAAGGTTGTCCATCTTAATGGACGGTCATTGCGTCATTAGTAGGCCATCAAAGATTTATGAGTAACTGCCCAACACATTCAATACCGATCATCAAAGGCCTTAAACCCTCTCATCAAGATAAAGAACATTACAATTAGAGTAATAATCATCCTCATTTATGTCCAACAGCTACCTAAGTCACTTATAAAAGGGACAATCTGTCCATTTGCTAAGGTACGTCAAAAAACTACTACAAAACACTATCTATATATGAAATATATGGGTTGGTACTAATTTAAGTATCGGAGGCTCTCCCACCGGGCACAACCCGATGGTCTTTTCGATCTATCTCTCCTTTATCTTGCAGGTTCTATAAGGTCATCTAATGTTCCGGATTGAACGAGGGACCCAACTgacgattttggcatcatcagtttggcgccgtctgtgggaaaagaCAAGTCATTGTTCTCTTCCCATGACAAAGGGTCACTTAGTTCATTCGAAAGATATGAACACCATGATACCGTAGTCAGTCTCGATCAGCTAGATGGAATGTGGTGTAAAGATCCTCTGATAGAAGCAAATCTACCCATGACAAAGCAGTCTTGTAGTCTTCCAACCCAAAGGGTCGAGCGCACAAAATTTGGAGGCCAAATCAAATCCCCTCAATGTGATTTCGCAAAAAATGTCATCGTGTTACTGTGGGTCGATGATCCTAGGCACAAACGAGATGGTTCGCATCAAGAACCCAAGGTAACTCTTATGcctttattcaaaaaaaaaagaaaaaagcaagaGCAAAGATACATAGCCTACCCCACTAAGCCATTCAATGAGTATCATTGCTCAGGTATGTCCATGGGTTTATTTTCccaaaagttattttttctACATGATACTGTTACGTTTTGCATAAGATCTTAAATTCCTAGATTACTCAAAATAAGTCAACCATAATAATGGTAGTCCCAAATATAGCTTTGTCTTTCTATATTTGTTTTAGATCTCAATTTAATCATACCGAAGTTGCTATATATGGTGATATATAAATGGAAGGAATGGGAATCATAGCTTCAGCTAAAGGCtttataaaataacaataaaaaaaaaaaaaaaggtggtatATAA
This genomic stretch from Quercus lobata isolate SW786 chromosome 3, ValleyOak3.0 Primary Assembly, whole genome shotgun sequence harbors:
- the LOC115982051 gene encoding short-chain dehydrogenase reductase ATA1-like, yielding METDTRMHDEIQSLSTKRLMGKVAVITGGARGIGAATAKLFAQNGAYVVIADLLDELGANLADSIGGRYIHCDVSKEADVESAIKLALTWKGGLDIMFNNAGIGDAGGSITNLDMDQVKYLVSINVYGNLHGMKYAAQAMIKGGRKGGCIICTSSSAALMGGLGGHAYTLSKEAILGMMRSAACELGVHGIRVNCVSPHGVPSEMLVSAYRKFLGRMDVNLEEISKIIGERASLLPGRCGSTEDVAHAVLYLASENAEYITGHNLVLDGGYTSASSNMSFIYQC